The following proteins come from a genomic window of Nitrospira sp.:
- a CDS encoding Two-component transcriptional response regulator, LuxR family has product MTVAKPILLAEDNPRDAELALAAMEAEHISDKVVLCHDGAEVLDYLYCRGQFKSRLRGNPAVVFLDLKMPKVNGLEVLRTIKADVNLRPIPVVMLTSSREERDLADSYALGANAYVVKPVEFHKFLSAVKELGTFWGVINEPPPESRRSTQ; this is encoded by the coding sequence ATGACCGTGGCCAAACCGATCCTCCTCGCCGAGGATAACCCTCGAGACGCCGAGCTGGCATTGGCTGCAATGGAGGCAGAGCATATTTCCGACAAAGTCGTTCTGTGCCATGACGGCGCCGAAGTGTTGGATTATTTGTATTGTCGCGGACAATTCAAGTCGCGGCTGAGAGGGAACCCTGCCGTGGTGTTTCTCGATTTGAAAATGCCAAAGGTAAATGGCCTGGAGGTTTTGCGTACCATCAAGGCGGACGTCAATCTGCGTCCGATTCCGGTCGTGATGCTGACCTCATCGCGGGAAGAGCGTGACCTGGCCGACAGCTATGCTTTGGGAGCCAATGCGTACGTCGTCAAGCCCGTCGAGTTTCACAAATTTTTGTCTGCAGTCAAGGAGTTGGGAACGTTCTGGGGCGTCATCAATGAGCCTCCGCCTGAAAGCCGCCGTTCCACCCAATGA